A part of Citrifermentans bremense genomic DNA contains:
- a CDS encoding KpsF/GutQ family sugar-phosphate isomerase, whose translation MIIEEAKRVIRVEAEALLNLEASINGAFEQAVQMILNSETGRVVVTGMGKSGLIGQKIASTMASTGTPAFFLHPAEGIHGDLGMIMKGDVVIAISNSGETDEVVRILPIIKRLGASLIAMAGNPASTLAKSGDVFLDISVKEEACPLGLAPTASTTVTLAMGDAIAVALLVSRGFKAEDFAMFHPGGALGRRLLLRVQDIMHSGEALPLVNEKTLMREALFTITSKGLGITGVTSDDGALVGVITDGDLRRALGKGLDIINLPASELMKKGAKRIRCDELAARALQQMEQYSITSLFVFDDDNAKAPVGIVHLHDLLKAGIA comes from the coding sequence TTGATAATAGAAGAAGCGAAGAGGGTGATACGGGTCGAGGCCGAGGCTCTTTTGAACCTGGAGGCATCGATCAACGGAGCGTTCGAGCAGGCCGTCCAGATGATCCTGAACAGCGAAACCGGCCGCGTCGTGGTGACCGGCATGGGCAAGTCCGGGCTTATCGGGCAGAAGATCGCCTCCACCATGGCGTCGACGGGAACTCCCGCATTCTTCCTGCACCCGGCGGAAGGGATCCACGGCGATCTCGGCATGATCATGAAGGGGGACGTGGTCATCGCCATCTCCAACTCGGGCGAGACCGACGAGGTGGTGAGGATACTACCGATCATCAAGCGGCTGGGTGCCTCGCTCATCGCCATGGCCGGCAACCCCGCCTCGACCCTTGCCAAGAGCGGCGACGTCTTCCTCGACATATCGGTCAAAGAAGAGGCGTGCCCGCTGGGGCTCGCCCCCACCGCATCGACGACCGTCACCCTCGCCATGGGGGATGCCATCGCCGTGGCGCTTTTGGTGAGCCGCGGCTTCAAGGCCGAGGACTTCGCCATGTTCCACCCCGGCGGGGCGCTGGGGCGCAGGCTCCTTTTGAGGGTCCAGGACATCATGCACTCCGGCGAGGCGCTCCCCCTGGTCAACGAGAAGACCCTGATGCGGGAGGCGCTTTTCACCATCACCTCCAAGGGGCTGGGTATCACCGGCGTCACCTCTGACGACGGGGCGCTGGTAGGGGTGATCACCGACGGCGACCTGCGGCGTGCGCTCGGCAAGGGGCTCGACATCATCAACCTCCCGGCGTCTGAGCTGATGAAAAAAGGCGCCAAGCGGATACGCTGTGACGAGCTCGCGGCGCGCGCCCTGCAGCAGATGGAGCAGTACTCCATCACCTCGCTCTTTGTCTTTGACGATGACAATGCCAAGGCTCCGGTTGGCATCGTGCATCTGCACGACCTGTTGAAGGCGGGCATCGCCTAA
- a CDS encoding chemotaxis protein CheA, with product MIDQHRQAFKEEAYELLAELETSLLELEERPDDIDLIGRVFRAMHTIKGSGSMFGFDDIAAFTHEVETIFDMVRNGKLQVTARLVNLTLAARDQIRAMLDAADEVGEGADLEESGKIISGLRELAGFLPTAAAAPAVATAAKKPENLVTYRIRFVPSRDIFITGTNPLTLLQELKELGTCSVVAQTGAFPCLEEMDPEACYVFWDLILTTNQGENAIRDVFIFVEDDCELKIEQVAEHSQFDEPQDYKKLGMILLERGDITAEEMDEVLAQQRKFGELALSKGILDEGKLQSALVEQRHVKEVRQEKQATEAASSIRVPAERLDLLVNLVGEMVTVQARLSQTAAQRADAELLAIAEEVERLTAELRDSALNIRMLPIGSTFSKFKRLVRDLSVELGKQIDMTTEGAETELDKTVIEKLNDPLVHLIRNSIDHGIELPEARVEAGKPANGTVHLAAVHSGDSVVITIEDDGAGLDKEAIRSKAIEKGIIAATAELSEKELFGLIFAPGFSTAKKISSVSGRGVGMDVVKRAIEALRGSIDISSVRGKGTTIAVKIPLTLAIIESLRVQIGADSFMLPLALVDECVELTREDVARSHGRNLARVRAQMIPYIPLREHFRIQGDPPEIQQIVITQVNGVRVGFVVDQVIGEHQTVIKSLGRAYRDVDGISGATILGDGSVALILDVPQLLQSVEEKQP from the coding sequence ATGATAGACCAGCACCGGCAGGCATTCAAGGAAGAAGCGTACGAGCTCCTGGCTGAACTGGAGACGTCGCTTTTGGAGCTTGAGGAGAGGCCGGACGATATCGACCTGATCGGCAGGGTCTTCCGCGCCATGCACACCATCAAGGGGTCCGGCTCGATGTTCGGTTTCGACGACATCGCCGCCTTCACCCACGAGGTGGAGACCATCTTCGACATGGTGCGCAACGGAAAGCTCCAGGTAACCGCGCGCCTGGTCAACCTGACGCTCGCCGCGCGGGACCAGATCCGGGCCATGCTCGACGCAGCCGACGAGGTAGGGGAAGGGGCCGACCTCGAGGAAAGCGGCAAGATCATCAGCGGCCTGCGCGAGCTGGCGGGGTTTCTTCCCACCGCGGCCGCAGCCCCGGCAGTGGCCACGGCCGCCAAGAAGCCGGAGAACCTGGTCACCTACCGGATCCGCTTCGTCCCCTCCCGCGACATCTTCATCACCGGGACCAACCCCCTCACCCTGCTGCAGGAGCTCAAGGAGCTTGGGACCTGCTCGGTGGTGGCGCAGACCGGCGCCTTCCCGTGCCTCGAGGAGATGGATCCGGAGGCGTGCTACGTCTTCTGGGACCTGATCCTGACCACGAACCAGGGGGAGAACGCGATCCGGGACGTCTTCATCTTCGTCGAGGACGACTGCGAGTTGAAGATAGAGCAGGTGGCGGAGCACAGCCAGTTCGACGAGCCGCAGGATTACAAGAAGCTCGGGATGATCCTTTTGGAGCGCGGCGACATCACCGCCGAGGAGATGGATGAGGTGCTCGCCCAGCAGCGGAAGTTCGGCGAGCTGGCGCTCTCCAAGGGGATCCTCGACGAGGGGAAACTGCAGTCGGCACTCGTGGAACAGCGGCACGTAAAAGAGGTGCGCCAGGAGAAGCAGGCGACGGAAGCCGCCTCCAGCATCCGGGTCCCTGCCGAGCGGCTCGACCTCCTGGTGAACCTGGTCGGGGAGATGGTGACCGTGCAGGCGCGCCTCTCCCAGACGGCGGCGCAGCGGGCGGACGCGGAGCTTCTGGCCATCGCGGAGGAGGTGGAGCGCTTGACCGCGGAGCTGCGCGACAGCGCCCTCAACATCCGGATGCTCCCCATCGGCAGCACCTTCAGCAAGTTCAAGCGCCTGGTGCGCGATCTCTCGGTCGAGCTCGGCAAGCAGATCGACATGACCACCGAGGGAGCCGAGACCGAGCTGGACAAGACGGTGATCGAGAAGCTGAACGACCCGCTGGTGCACCTGATCCGCAACAGCATCGACCACGGCATCGAGCTTCCAGAGGCGAGGGTCGAGGCGGGCAAGCCCGCAAACGGCACCGTGCACCTCGCCGCGGTCCATTCCGGCGACAGCGTCGTCATCACCATAGAGGACGACGGAGCTGGGCTCGACAAGGAGGCCATCAGGAGCAAGGCGATTGAGAAGGGGATCATCGCCGCCACGGCGGAGCTCTCCGAGAAGGAGCTCTTCGGCCTCATCTTCGCGCCCGGCTTCTCCACCGCCAAGAAGATCTCCTCGGTCTCCGGGCGCGGCGTGGGGATGGACGTGGTGAAACGCGCCATCGAGGCGCTCAGGGGAAGCATCGACATCTCCAGCGTCCGCGGCAAGGGGACCACCATCGCGGTGAAGATCCCCCTCACCCTGGCGATCATCGAGAGCCTCAGGGTCCAGATCGGCGCCGACTCCTTCATGCTCCCCCTGGCCCTGGTGGACGAGTGCGTGGAGCTGACCCGCGAGGACGTGGCCCGCTCCCACGGCCGCAACCTGGCCCGGGTCAGGGCGCAGATGATCCCCTACATCCCGCTCAGGGAGCACTTCCGGATCCAGGGGGACCCCCCGGAGATCCAGCAGATCGTGATCACCCAGGTGAACGGCGTCAGGGTCGGCTTCGTGGTGGACCAGGTGATCGGTGAGCACCAGACGGTGATCAAGTCGCTGGGGCGCGCCTACAGGGACGTCGACGGCATCTCCGGCGCCACCATCCTGGGGGACGGTTCCGTGGCGCTGATTCTGGATGTGCCGCAGCTTTTGCAGAGCGTGGAAGAGAAGCAACCTTAG
- a CDS encoding CTP synthase, whose protein sequence is MKTKFIFVTGGVVSSIGKGLAAASLGALLEARGLRVTIQKLDPYINVDPGTMSPFQHGEVFVTDDGAETDLDLGHYERYTSGKLSKKSNFTTGQVYFSVIEKERRGDYLGGTVQVIPHITDQIKLNILENAKGSDIAIVEIGGTVGDIESLPFLEAIRQLKSDRGAGNVLYLHVTLVPYIKTAGELKTKPTQHSVKELREIGIQPDILLCRCEQDVPQDMKAKIALFCNVEEKAVITSQDAEHIYAVPMALNQQGLDDQVVEKLNIWTKAPDLSHWQQVVSKLTNPGSGEVRIAVVGKYVDLKESYKSLSEALTHGGIANDCRVKLVYLDSEKIEEEGGEKALADVDGILVPGGFGERGTEGKIKAIEYARVNKVPFFGICLGMQMAAVEYARNVCKLPEAFSSEFKPDCESPVIHLMEEQKGVDKKGGTMRLGAYPCSLTKGTFAQKAYGATEISERHRHRYEFNNLFRNCLEEKGMVISGVYKEGDLVEIIELPDHPWFLGCQFHPEFKSKPLNPHPLFKAFIAATKAKRG, encoded by the coding sequence GTGAAGACAAAATTCATCTTTGTTACCGGCGGCGTTGTCTCCTCGATCGGCAAGGGACTCGCCGCCGCTTCTTTGGGCGCTCTTCTTGAGGCGAGGGGGCTTCGGGTCACCATCCAGAAGCTGGATCCGTACATAAACGTCGATCCCGGGACCATGTCCCCCTTCCAGCACGGCGAGGTGTTCGTCACCGACGACGGCGCCGAGACCGACCTCGATCTCGGGCACTACGAGCGCTACACCTCAGGGAAGCTCTCCAAAAAGAGCAACTTCACCACCGGCCAGGTTTACTTCTCGGTCATCGAGAAGGAGCGCCGCGGCGACTACCTGGGGGGGACCGTGCAGGTCATCCCGCACATCACCGACCAGATCAAGCTGAACATCCTCGAAAACGCCAAGGGCTCCGACATCGCCATCGTTGAGATCGGCGGCACCGTGGGCGACATCGAGTCGCTCCCCTTCCTGGAGGCGATCCGCCAGCTTAAAAGCGACCGCGGCGCAGGCAACGTCCTCTACCTGCACGTGACGCTCGTCCCCTACATCAAGACCGCTGGCGAACTGAAGACCAAGCCGACCCAGCACTCGGTAAAGGAGCTGCGCGAGATCGGCATCCAGCCCGACATCCTCCTTTGCCGCTGCGAGCAGGACGTGCCCCAGGACATGAAGGCGAAGATCGCGCTTTTCTGCAACGTCGAGGAGAAAGCGGTCATCACCTCCCAGGACGCAGAGCACATCTACGCGGTGCCCATGGCGCTGAACCAGCAGGGGCTGGACGACCAGGTGGTGGAAAAGCTCAACATCTGGACCAAGGCTCCGGACCTCTCCCACTGGCAGCAGGTGGTCTCCAAGCTCACCAACCCCGGCAGCGGCGAGGTGCGCATCGCCGTGGTCGGCAAGTACGTCGACCTCAAGGAAAGCTACAAGTCTCTCTCCGAGGCGCTCACCCACGGCGGCATTGCCAACGACTGCCGGGTGAAGCTCGTTTACCTCGACTCCGAGAAGATCGAAGAGGAGGGGGGGGAGAAGGCGCTGGCCGATGTGGACGGCATCCTGGTCCCGGGCGGTTTCGGCGAGCGCGGCACCGAAGGGAAGATCAAGGCGATCGAGTACGCCCGGGTGAACAAGGTCCCCTTCTTCGGGATCTGCCTCGGCATGCAGATGGCCGCCGTCGAGTACGCCCGCAACGTCTGCAAGCTTCCCGAGGCGTTCTCCAGCGAGTTCAAGCCCGACTGCGAGAGCCCGGTGATTCACCTGATGGAAGAGCAAAAGGGCGTGGATAAGAAGGGGGGGACCATGAGGCTCGGCGCCTATCCCTGCTCCCTCACCAAGGGAACCTTCGCGCAGAAGGCCTACGGCGCCACCGAGATCTCCGAGCGCCACCGTCACCGCTACGAGTTCAACAACCTCTTCCGCAACTGCCTCGAGGAGAAGGGAATGGTCATCTCGGGGGTCTACAAGGAGGGGGATCTGGTGGAGATCATCGAGCTTCCCGATCACCCGTGGTTCCTGGGTTGCCAGTTCCACCCCGAGTTCAAGTCCAAGCCGCTGAACCCGCACCCGCTCTTCAAGGCGTTCATCGCGGCCACCAAGGCGAAGAGAGGGTAA
- a CDS encoding chemotaxis protein CheD, with protein sequence MIQQVRSLLFLKPGQMMVSSVPTLVTTVLGSCVAVTLFCPRNQFGAICHAQLPSCDNPVDCSHEHPARGKYVECAIRMMLERLNAHGVKRHELQAKVFGGSDMFEGNLKRRGVGSQNAEMALKVLEREAVRVVCQDLGGERGRKIIFHTDTGEVLLKRLGKSGDS encoded by the coding sequence ATGATCCAGCAGGTACGGAGCCTTCTTTTCCTGAAACCGGGGCAGATGATGGTAAGCTCTGTACCGACTTTGGTCACGACGGTGCTGGGATCCTGTGTCGCGGTCACCCTTTTTTGCCCCAGGAACCAGTTCGGCGCCATCTGTCACGCGCAACTCCCCAGTTGTGACAACCCTGTCGACTGCAGCCACGAGCATCCCGCCCGCGGCAAGTACGTCGAATGCGCCATCAGGATGATGCTGGAGCGGCTTAACGCGCATGGCGTCAAGAGGCACGAGCTTCAGGCCAAGGTGTTCGGGGGCTCCGACATGTTCGAGGGGAACCTGAAGCGGCGGGGGGTAGGGAGCCAGAATGCGGAGATGGCGCTCAAGGTGCTGGAGCGGGAGGCGGTCAGGGTGGTCTGCCAGGACCTGGGCGGGGAGCGGGGAAGAAAGATCATCTTTCATACTGATACCGGAGAGGTGCTGCTAAAACGTCTCGGGAAATCGGGGGATTCATAG
- the kdsB gene encoding 3-deoxy-manno-octulosonate cytidylyltransferase → MKITAVIPARYASTRFEGKALADIMGKPMVQHVYERASKANLVSEVIVATDDERIAAAVRAFGGRVEMTSSEHETGTDRLAEVAGRIDADIIVNVQGDEPLIDPTMIDQAIAPMLEDPSIPMATLKCRIRTLHDFLSPNVVKVVSDPKGNVLYFSRSPLPFFRDKWNDLKDDAFCCGKLLCYKHVGLYVYRREFLPVFAALPPSYLEMAEKLEQLRVLENGYRIKIVETECESIGVDTPADLEKVLAKLKA, encoded by the coding sequence ATGAAAATAACCGCGGTAATCCCCGCCAGGTATGCTTCTACGCGTTTTGAGGGCAAGGCATTGGCGGACATCATGGGGAAGCCCATGGTGCAGCATGTGTATGAGCGCGCCTCCAAGGCGAACCTCGTTTCCGAGGTGATCGTGGCGACCGACGACGAGCGGATCGCAGCCGCGGTTCGCGCCTTCGGCGGACGCGTGGAGATGACCTCGTCGGAGCACGAGACCGGGACCGACCGGCTGGCCGAGGTGGCGGGAAGGATCGACGCTGACATCATCGTCAACGTGCAGGGCGACGAGCCGCTCATCGACCCGACCATGATCGACCAGGCCATCGCCCCGATGCTGGAAGACCCGTCCATCCCGATGGCGACCCTCAAGTGCCGCATCAGGACGCTGCACGATTTTCTTTCACCCAACGTGGTGAAGGTGGTTTCCGACCCGAAGGGGAACGTGCTCTACTTTTCCCGTTCGCCGCTACCGTTTTTCCGCGACAAGTGGAACGATCTGAAGGACGATGCCTTCTGCTGCGGCAAGCTTCTATGCTACAAGCACGTGGGTCTCTACGTGTACCGCAGGGAGTTCCTTCCGGTCTTCGCCGCGCTTCCCCCGAGCTACCTGGAGATGGCCGAGAAGCTCGAGCAGTTGCGGGTTCTTGAGAACGGCTACCGCATCAAGATCGTCGAGACCGAGTGCGAATCGATCGGGGTGGACACCCCGGCGGACCTGGAGAAGGTGCTGGCCAAGCTCAAAGCGTAA
- a CDS encoding KdsC family phosphatase → MEERLKKIKLLILDVDGVMTDGRIIFDSNGVESKFFNVKDGHGIKMLQRSGIEVGIISGRESQVVYNRAVELGIGQVYQKSLDKLVPYRQMLEATGLTDEEVAFMGDDVIDIPLLKRVGFAAAPADAVEEVFEFAQFVAKNKGGWGAVRELCDLILKAQGNWETVTSRYYA, encoded by the coding sequence ATGGAAGAGAGACTGAAAAAGATAAAGCTCCTGATCCTGGACGTGGACGGCGTGATGACCGACGGGCGCATCATCTTCGATTCCAACGGGGTCGAGAGCAAGTTCTTCAACGTGAAGGACGGCCACGGCATCAAGATGCTGCAGCGCTCCGGCATCGAGGTAGGTATCATCTCCGGTCGCGAATCCCAGGTGGTCTACAACCGCGCCGTCGAACTCGGCATCGGCCAGGTTTACCAGAAGTCGCTCGACAAGTTGGTTCCCTACCGCCAGATGCTGGAGGCGACGGGCCTCACCGACGAAGAGGTCGCCTTCATGGGGGACGACGTGATCGACATCCCGCTCTTGAAAAGGGTTGGGTTTGCCGCAGCCCCCGCGGATGCCGTGGAGGAGGTCTTCGAATTCGCCCAGTTCGTGGCCAAGAACAAGGGCGGCTGGGGCGCCGTGCGCGAGCTCTGCGATCTCATCCTGAAGGCCCAGGGAAACTGGGAAACGGTCACCTCAAGGTACTACGCGTAG
- a CDS encoding protein-glutamate methylesterase/protein-glutamine glutaminase, translating to MAKKKIKVLIVDDSAVVRQTLSDILSSDPQIEVMSTAGDPFIAADRIRHEVPDVITLDVEMPRMDGITFLHKIMSQHPIPVVMCSSLTEMGSETALKALEYGAVEIIQKPRLGTKTFLEESRVRICDVVKAASQARVRKVSATPHQVAPKLTADVIMEKPKSQAMMQTTEKVVVVGASTGGTEALRIFLESLPADSPGIVIVQHMPEGFTRAFSQRLDGLCRITVKEAENNDTVVRGRALIAAGNHHLLLKRSGARYYVEIKDGPLVSRHRPSVDVLFRSAARYAGKNAVGVIMTGMGDDGAHGMLEMKQAGAINIAQDEASCIVFGMPNEAIKLGGVDLVRPLDAISREVLRLCT from the coding sequence ATGGCGAAGAAGAAGATAAAGGTCCTTATAGTTGACGACTCGGCGGTGGTGCGCCAGACCCTGTCGGATATCCTCTCCTCGGACCCGCAGATCGAGGTCATGTCGACGGCGGGCGACCCCTTCATCGCGGCGGACCGCATCCGGCACGAGGTGCCGGACGTCATCACCCTCGATGTCGAGATGCCGCGCATGGACGGCATCACCTTCCTGCACAAGATCATGAGCCAGCATCCCATCCCGGTGGTGATGTGCTCGAGCCTGACCGAGATGGGATCTGAGACCGCGCTTAAGGCGCTGGAGTACGGGGCTGTCGAGATCATCCAGAAGCCGCGCCTTGGGACCAAGACCTTCCTGGAGGAGTCGCGGGTGAGGATCTGCGACGTGGTGAAGGCGGCGAGCCAGGCGAGGGTCCGGAAGGTATCGGCGACCCCGCACCAGGTAGCCCCCAAGCTCACCGCGGACGTAATCATGGAGAAGCCCAAGAGCCAGGCTATGATGCAGACCACGGAAAAGGTGGTGGTGGTGGGGGCCTCCACCGGCGGCACCGAGGCGCTGCGCATCTTCCTGGAGTCGCTTCCGGCCGACTCTCCCGGCATCGTCATCGTGCAGCACATGCCGGAAGGGTTCACCCGCGCCTTCTCGCAGCGGCTGGACGGGCTTTGCCGGATCACGGTCAAGGAGGCGGAGAACAACGACACGGTGGTGCGCGGCCGCGCCCTGATCGCGGCGGGCAACCACCACCTTCTTTTGAAGCGAAGCGGCGCCCGCTACTACGTCGAGATCAAGGACGGTCCGCTGGTGTCAAGGCACCGCCCCTCCGTGGACGTGCTTTTCAGGTCCGCCGCGCGCTACGCCGGCAAGAACGCGGTCGGCGTGATCATGACCGGGATGGGGGACGACGGCGCGCACGGTATGCTGGAGATGAAGCAGGCGGGTGCCATCAACATCGCCCAGGACGAGGCCAGCTGCATCGTCTTCGGGATGCCCAACGAGGCGATCAAGCTGGGCGGCGTCGACCTGGTGCGTCCCCTCGACGCCATCAGCCGCGAAGTCCTGAGGCTTTGCACCTGA
- a CDS encoding EAL and HDOD domain-containing protein has product MNQQKFFLGRQPILDRTQKIVGFELLFRSAESLQSARFDDVQMASASVILGALTEFGIQDVLGRHRGFFNVTREMLMSDAVELLPRDRVVIELLETIVVDRDVVERCRALKSLGFTLALDDHVYSAEFHDIYEAVDIVKIDVLETPPAALPEMLERLSPWPFTLLAEKVETAEQYQFCSQLGFHLFQGYYFARPVVLRQNRIDIAKFAMLQLMKQVMADTELEEIEETFKQNPGLTYNLLRLVNSVAIGLRVRIKTLRHALMVLGTEQLKRWITLALYASNDSNGVHSPLLELAATRGKLMELLALALKGRAGRELADQAFMVGILSLIDALFDESMNELVGKLNLVENVKIALLSRQGELGGLLLLAQRLEEADFEGVNEQLEESGLDLDQLLSSQLETIAWSDSLSSSL; this is encoded by the coding sequence ATGAACCAGCAAAAATTCTTTCTCGGACGACAGCCGATACTCGACCGGACCCAGAAGATCGTAGGATTCGAGCTCTTGTTCCGTTCCGCCGAGAGCCTGCAGTCGGCGAGGTTCGATGACGTCCAGATGGCGAGCGCCAGCGTCATCCTTGGGGCCCTGACCGAGTTCGGCATCCAGGACGTCCTCGGGAGGCACCGCGGCTTTTTCAACGTCACCCGCGAGATGCTGATGAGCGACGCGGTGGAGCTCTTGCCCCGGGACCGCGTGGTCATCGAGCTTCTGGAAACGATCGTGGTGGACCGTGACGTGGTGGAGCGCTGCCGCGCCCTGAAGTCTTTGGGCTTCACCCTGGCCCTTGACGACCACGTCTACTCCGCCGAGTTCCACGACATCTACGAGGCGGTCGACATAGTCAAGATCGACGTGCTGGAGACGCCCCCCGCCGCGCTTCCCGAGATGCTGGAGCGGCTAAGCCCCTGGCCCTTCACGCTTCTGGCCGAAAAGGTGGAGACCGCGGAGCAGTACCAATTCTGCTCCCAGCTTGGCTTCCACCTGTTCCAGGGGTACTACTTCGCCCGTCCCGTGGTGCTCAGGCAGAACCGGATCGACATAGCGAAATTCGCCATGCTGCAGCTGATGAAACAGGTGATGGCCGACACGGAGCTGGAGGAGATTGAGGAAACCTTCAAGCAGAACCCGGGGCTCACCTACAACCTGCTCAGGCTGGTGAACTCGGTCGCCATCGGCCTCAGGGTTCGGATCAAGACGCTGCGCCACGCCCTCATGGTGCTGGGGACCGAGCAGTTGAAGCGCTGGATCACCCTGGCCCTGTACGCCAGCAACGACTCAAACGGCGTCCACAGCCCGCTTCTGGAGCTGGCCGCCACGCGCGGGAAGCTGATGGAGCTTTTGGCCCTGGCACTTAAGGGGCGCGCCGGGCGTGAGCTTGCCGACCAGGCCTTCATGGTCGGGATACTTTCGCTCATCGACGCGCTCTTCGACGAATCCATGAATGAGCTGGTGGGGAAACTGAATCTGGTGGAGAACGTGAAGATCGCCCTGCTTTCACGCCAAGGCGAGCTGGGGGGGCTGCTGTTACTGGCCCAGAGGCTGGAAGAGGCGGATTTCGAAGGTGTGAACGAGCAACTGGAAGAAAGCGGGCTCGATCTCGATCAACTTCTTTCTTCGCAGTTGGAGACCATCGCCTGGTCCGACAGCCTCTCCTCATCTCTCTAA
- the kdsA gene encoding 3-deoxy-8-phosphooctulonate synthase yields the protein MTREITVGGVKIGGGRPLALVAGPCVIENETATLRCAERLMSICNGVGISLIFKASYDKANRTSVTAFRGPGMKEGLRILAKVKEALGVPVLSDIHSIEQVEPAAEVLDVLQIPAFLCRQTDLLVAAGNTGKVINVKKGQFLAPWDMKNVVGKIRSCDNENIILTERGASFGYNNLVVDMRSFPIMRSTGYPVIFDATHSVQLPGGEGTSSGGQREYVEFLARAAVASGVDGIFMEVHEEPEQALCDGPNSVRLDDLPVLLKKLKSIDAIVNQ from the coding sequence ATGACCAGGGAAATCACCGTAGGTGGAGTGAAGATAGGGGGGGGGAGGCCGTTGGCGCTGGTGGCCGGCCCCTGCGTGATAGAAAACGAAACAGCCACGCTGCGCTGCGCCGAGAGGCTGATGAGCATCTGCAACGGCGTGGGGATCTCGCTAATCTTCAAGGCATCCTACGACAAGGCCAACCGCACCTCGGTGACCGCGTTCCGCGGCCCCGGGATGAAGGAGGGGCTCAGGATCCTCGCCAAGGTGAAAGAGGCGCTCGGCGTCCCGGTCCTGTCCGACATCCACTCCATCGAGCAGGTCGAACCCGCGGCCGAGGTTTTGGACGTGCTGCAGATCCCCGCATTCCTCTGCCGGCAGACCGACCTTTTGGTGGCAGCCGGCAACACCGGCAAGGTGATCAACGTGAAGAAGGGGCAGTTCCTGGCCCCCTGGGACATGAAGAACGTCGTGGGCAAGATCCGCTCCTGCGACAACGAGAACATCATCCTCACCGAGCGCGGCGCAAGCTTTGGGTACAACAACCTTGTCGTCGACATGAGGAGCTTCCCGATCATGCGCTCCACCGGCTATCCGGTCATCTTCGATGCCACGCACAGCGTCCAGCTCCCGGGAGGGGAGGGGACCTCTTCGGGCGGGCAGCGCGAGTACGTCGAGTTCCTTGCCCGCGCGGCAGTTGCCTCCGGGGTGGACGGCATCTTCATGGAAGTGCACGAGGAGCCGGAGCAGGCGCTTTGCGACGGGCCTAACTCGGTGCGCCTGGACGACCTGCCGGTGCTTTTGAAAAAGCTCAAGAGCATCGACGCCATAGTCAATCAGTAA
- a CDS encoding CheR family methyltransferase — MYASGALSMEEPGRIEHAAVLSARDFGRLSRFIYDTCGIKMPEVKKTMLEARLQKRLRALGMHNFTDYCDFLFSSEGLEKELVQMLDMVTTNKTDFFREPDHFHYLSQTVLPDWVRRHPGATLSIWSAGCSSGEEPYTLAMVLSEFALQNPGFDFRILATDISTRVLEKARNAIYQESQVEPVPFEYKKKYLLRSKDRSSGMVRIVPELREKVRFRRLNFMDEDFGMREQLDIIFCRNVIIYFDRPTQEKLLQRFHRNMKPGSFIFMGHSETLSGLDVPLVSVYPTVYRKPR, encoded by the coding sequence ATGTACGCATCGGGAGCGCTGAGCATGGAAGAGCCAGGCCGCATAGAGCACGCCGCCGTCCTGTCGGCCCGTGATTTCGGCAGGCTGAGCCGTTTCATCTACGATACCTGCGGCATCAAGATGCCGGAAGTCAAAAAGACCATGCTGGAGGCGCGCCTGCAAAAACGGCTCAGGGCGCTCGGCATGCACAACTTCACCGATTACTGCGACTTTCTCTTCTCCAGCGAGGGGCTGGAGAAGGAGCTGGTGCAGATGCTCGACATGGTCACCACCAACAAGACCGACTTCTTCCGGGAGCCGGACCACTTCCACTACCTCTCCCAGACGGTGCTTCCCGACTGGGTCAGAAGGCACCCGGGTGCAACCCTCTCCATCTGGAGCGCCGGCTGCTCCTCCGGGGAGGAGCCCTACACCCTGGCCATGGTTCTCTCCGAGTTCGCCCTCCAAAACCCGGGCTTCGACTTCAGGATCCTCGCCACGGACATCTCCACCCGGGTTCTCGAGAAGGCGAGAAACGCGATCTACCAGGAGAGCCAGGTGGAGCCGGTACCCTTCGAGTACAAGAAGAAGTATCTCTTGAGGAGCAAGGACAGATCCAGCGGCATGGTCCGTATCGTGCCGGAGTTGCGCGAGAAGGTGCGCTTTCGCAGGCTCAACTTCATGGACGAAGATTTCGGCATGCGGGAGCAGCTGGACATAATCTTCTGCCGCAACGTCATCATCTACTTCGACCGCCCCACCCAGGAGAAGCTTTTGCAGCGCTTCCACCGCAACATGAAGCCTGGGTCCTTCATCTTCATGGGGCATTCAGAAACCCTGAGCGGCCTGGATGTGCCGCTGGTGAGCGTGTACCCGACCGTGTACCGCAAGCCTAGATGA